The Astyanax mexicanus isolate ESR-SI-001 unplaced genomic scaffold, AstMex3_surface scaffold_34, whole genome shotgun sequence sequence ACGAAACAAACGAGTCAAGTGAAAAAGAAGGAATCACATCAGTGCCCTGAATGCGGGAAGAATTTAACTACAAAGAATGGTCTCAGAATACACCGGcggattcacactggagagaaaccgtatcagtgctctgaTTGTGGTAAACGTTTTAAAGAACAGTATGGCCTTCAAATACACAAGCgccttcacactggagagaaaccgtatcagtgctcagactgcgggaagaggtTCAATAGCAAGGGTAGTCTAAACATACAcgagcgcgttcacactggagagaaaccatataagtgctcagagtgtgggaagtgtTTTACAGTACAGAGCAGTCTGGATGAACACCAGTACGTTCACACTGGagtgaaaccgtatcagtgccTAAAGTGTGACAAGAGCTTTTCTAGACAAAATAATCTTGTAGCTCATGagcgtattcacactggagagaaaccgtttgagtgcacagagtgtgggaagagctttacttTAAAAAGACATCTTAAAGAACACATGagaattcacacaggagataaaccgtatcagtgttcagagtgcAAGAAGAGCTTTGCTAGGCAAAGCAGTCtccaaatacatcagcgcattcacactggagagaaaccgtttcactgctcagtgtgtggaCAGAGTTTTAGGGCACATAGTAATCTAATATCACACCGAAGTACTCACACACAGTTGAGACCTCACGAGTGCtcggattgtgggaaatattttaaagaagtGCGAGCTCTTAAAATAcacaagcgcattcacactggagagaaaccgtttaaCTGCACGTTGTGCGGAAAGAGTTTTACCACGCATTCTAATCTGATATCACACAAGCTCATTCACACTGGTGAGAAACCGTTTCAGTGCTCGCTGTGCGAGAAGGCTTTTTCTAACAGCAGAGCTCTTACAATACACAAATGTATTCACACTGGGGAGAAGCCGTATCACTGCTCACATTGTGACAAGAGTTTTTTGAGGCGGCGTAGTCTACAATCTCACCAGTACATTCATAAAGAAATCAAACCGCATCAGTGCACACAGTGTGAAAAGAGTTTTATAAGAAAGCG is a genomic window containing:
- the LOC125790017 gene encoding zinc finger protein OZF-like isoform X6, whose amino-acid sequence is MVSKSSGSQKTTPASTGNETTNRTKQTSQVKKKESHQCPECGKNLTTKNGLRIHRRIHTGEKPYQCSDCGKRFKEQYGLQIHKRLHTGEKPYQCSDCGKRFNSKGSLNIHERVHTGEKPYKCSECGKCFTVQSSLDEHQYVHTGVKPYQCLKCDKSFSRQNNLVAHERIHTGEKPFECTECGKSFTLKRHLKEHMRIHTGDKPYQCSECKKSFARQSSLQIHQRIHTGEKPFHCSVCGQSFRAHSNLISHRSTHTQLRPHECSDCGKYFKEVRALKIHKRIHTGEKPFNCTLCGKSFTTHSNLISHKLIHTGEKPFQCSLCEKAFSNSRALTIHKCIHTGEKPYHCSHCDKSFLRRRSLQSHQYIHKEIKPHQCTQCEKSFIRKRCLQRHQHSHTGERPYHCTECEKTFTAEFLLVLHQKRIHAKEKKYHCEECAKSFTNKKIFKNHQRLHIKEKKYRCSECGKSCTNVKDLQKHQSLHAREKRMHRCSECGESFTVKRNLLKHQRLHTDAESQESSPSNESSAEEGDEDRSD
- the LOC125790017 gene encoding zinc finger protein OZF-like isoform X5 is translated as MVSKSSGSQKTTPASTGNETTNRTKQTSQVKKKESHQCPECGKNLTTKNGLRIHRRIHTGEKPYQCSDCGKRFKEQYGLQIHKRLHTGEKPYQCSDCGKRFNSKGSLNIHERVHTGEKPYKCSECGKCFTVQSSLDEHQYVHTGVKPYQCLKCDKSFSRQNNLVAHERIHTGEKPFECTECGKSFTLKRHLKEHMRIHTGDKPYQCSECKKSFARQSSLQIHQRIHTGEKPFHCSVCGQSFRAHSNLISHRSTHTQLRPHECSDCGKYFKEVRALKIHKRIHTGEKPFNCTLCGKSFTTHSNLISHKLIHTGEKPFQCSLCEKAFSNSRALTIHKCIHTGEKPYHCSHCDKSFLRRRSLQSHQYIHKEIKPHQCTQCEKSFIRKRCLQRHQHSHTGERPYHCTECEKTFTAEFLLVLHQKRIHAKEKKYHCEECAKSFTNKKIFKNHQRLHIKEKKYRCSECGKSCTNVKDLQKHQSLHAREKRMHRCSECGESFTVKRNLLKHQRLHTDAESQESSPSNESSAEEWDEDRSD
- the LOC125790017 gene encoding zinc finger protein OZF-like isoform X4, producing the protein MVSKSSGSQKTTPASTGNETTNRTKQTSQVKKKESHQCPECGKNLTTKNGLRIHRRIHTGEKPYQCSDCGKRFKEQYGLQIHKRLHTGEKPYQCSDCGKRFNSKGSLNIHERVHTGEKPYKCSECGKCFTVQSSLDEHQYVHTGVKPYQCLKCDKSFSRQNNLVAHERIHTGEKPFECTECGKSFTLKRHLKEHMRIHTGDKPYQCSECKKSFARQSSLQIHQRIHTGEKPFHCSVCGQSFRAHSNLISHRSTHTQLRPHECSDCGKYFKEVRALKIHKRIHTGEKPFNCTLCGKSFTTHSNLISHKLIHTGEKPFQCSLCEKAFSNSRALTIHKCIHTGEKPYHCSHCDKSFLRRRSLQSHQYIHKEIKPHQCTQCEKSFIRKRCLQRHQHSHTGERPYHCTECEKTFTAEFLLVLHQKRIHAKEKKYHCEECAKSFTNKKIFKNHQRLHIKEKKYRCSECGKSCTNVKDLQKHQSLHAREKRMHRCSECGESFTVKRNLLKHQRLHTDAESQESSPSNESSAEEWDEDSSD